In a genomic window of Quercus lobata isolate SW786 chromosome 4, ValleyOak3.0 Primary Assembly, whole genome shotgun sequence:
- the LOC115983671 gene encoding probable LRR receptor-like serine/threonine-protein kinase At3g47570: protein MFLEPYSMGLSPPSSFYMYAFILLWCFCLFLTSVTSGNNVTDQLALLEFKAKITHDPFGIMSSWNDSIHFCQWQGVTCGRRHQRVTVLNLQSQKLVGPISPFVGNLSFLRNLTLQNNSFHSEIPPEIGHLRKLQVLRLENNTISGIIPNNLSSCTNLIAFFVGYNLLIGEIPAKLGTLSKLQIISIHKNNLTGSIPSSFGNLSFLEGFSAAYNHLGGLIPYSLGQLTKLTFFAVGTNRLFGTIPPSIYNLSSLITFHVGINQIQGHLPLDIGITLPKLEYFSIGQNQFTGSIPVSISNASNLNTLDLGMNKLIGKVPSLEKLNRVSLLLITLNHLGSGRENDLSFLCSLTNATNLRKLGINGNNFGGNLPECISNFSADLTDLYLDNNQIFGYIPTGIGNLINLERLEMWNNKLSGNIPFEIAKPHKIQFLDLSQNNFSGNIPSSLGNFTNLIELYLQENNLQGNIPSSLGQCQNLIYLFLDHNNLSGSISPQVIGLSFSPISLDISANQFTGTLPMEVGNFKNLGYLDISENMLSGKIPMNLGSCVKLEFLAMRRNFFQGTIPSSFESLRGLKQLDLSSNNFSGEIPKFLELFDLQLLNLSNNHFEGEVPTKGIFKNTSATSLNGNGELCGGIPKFQLPKCKYNKSKKKKLTLTVKLIISILSGLFGITLILSLLLLCSLRKKRKKNTSIDSINFLLNVSYQSLLNATNGFSSANLIGKGSFGSVYKGILDQGRHMVAVKVLNLSHRGASKSFMAECEALRNIRHRNLVKVLTACSGIDYQGHDFKALVYEFLRNGNLDEWLHPTPRTNEATEEPRKLSILQRLNIAIDVASALDYLHHRCETPIVHCDLKPSNVLLDDDLIGHVGDFGLARFLQDVSQDCSANQSSSIGVRGTVGYTPPEYGMGNEVSLYGDTYSYGILLLEMFTGKRPTDSIFQDNSNLHDFVKAALSERKIDIIDPNLLWERQEEEMRRINNTQNEDQNGSSKIQECLILILGIGVACSTEFPRERMNISTVVVELHKIRESILKTSIQRQGVRATGAQG from the exons ATGTTCCTTGAACCATATTCCATGGGACTTTCACCACCCTCATCTTTTTACATGTATGCTTTTATTCTTCTTTGGTGCTTTTGCCTGTTTCTCACCTCTGTAACTAGCGGGAATAATGTGACAGACCAATTGGCATTGCTTGAGTTCAAAGCCAAGATAACTCATGACCCTTTTGGGATTATGAGCTCTTGGAATGATAGCATCCACTTTTGTCAATGGCAAGGGGTTACGTGTGGTCGCCGACATCAAAGAGTCACCGTACTGAACCTGCAATCACAAAAACTGGTAGGCCCTATATCACCATTTGTTGGAAATTTAAGTTTTCTGAGGAATCTAACCCTTCAAAATAACAGTTTTCATAGCGAAATCCCTCCAGAAATTGGCCATTTGCGAAAACTGCAAGTCTTGCGATTGGAAAACAACACTATCAGTGGCATAATTCCTAACAATTTATCCAGTTGCACCAACCTCATTGCATTTTTTGTTGGTTATAACCTTTTGATAGGAGAAATACCCGCAAAGCTTGGTACCTTGTCAAAGCTCCAAATCATTTCCATTCACAAGAATAATCTTACGGGAAGTATTCCATCTTCTTTTGGGAATCTATCATTTCTAGAAGGGTTTTCTGCAGCTTATAATCACTTGGGTGGGCTTATCCCTTATTCTTTGGGCCAATTGACCAAACTTACATTTTTTGCTGTAGGCACAAATAGGTTGTTTGGTACAATTCCTCCCTCAATCTACAATCTCTCTTCATTGATAACCTTTCATGTAGGAATCAACCAAATCCAAGGGCATCTTCCATTAGACATAGGCATCACTCTACCAAAACTTGAATATTTTTCTATTGGCCAAAACCAATTCACAGGTTCTATCCCTGTTTCAATATCCAATGCCTCAAATCTAAATACACTTGATTTGGGTATGAATAAACTAATAGGAAAAGTTCCTTCTTTAGAGAAACTAAATAGAGTGAGCCTTTTACTCATTACCCTCAACCACCTTGGAAGTGGACGTGAAAATGACTTgagttttctttgttctttgacAAATGCAACCAATCTAAGGAAGCTGGGTATAAATGGCAACAATTTTGGGGGCAATTTGCCTGAATGCATTAGCAACTTCTCAGCTGATCTTACCGATTTATACCTAGATAATAACCAAATATTTGGATACATTCCTACAGGGATAggaaatttgatcaatttggagAGACTCGAAATGTGGAACAATAAATTATCAGGTAATATCCCTTTTGAAATTGCAAAGCCCCATAAGATACAATTTTTGGATTTATCTCAAAACAATTTCTCTGGGAACATTCCATCCTCCCTTGGAAATTTCACAAATTTGATAGAATTATATTTACAAGAGAATAATCTTCAGGGAAATATCCCTTCAAGTCTTGGTCAATGtcaaaatcttatttatttgtttctagATCATAACAATCTCAGTGGTTCCATATCTCCACAAGTCATTGGTCTCTCATTCTCACCAATCAGTTTAGACATTTCTGCCAACCAATTTACCGGTACTCTTCCAATGGAAGtaggaaatttcaaaaatctagGATACTTGGATATTTCTGAAAACATGTTGTCCGGTAAAATTCCAATGAATCTTGGAAGCTGTGTAAAGCTAGAATTTCTAGCCATGAGAAGAAACTTCTTCCAAGGGACCATCCCTTCATCTTTTGAATCGTTAAGAGGTCTTAAACAACTTGATCTTTccagcaataatttttcaggTGAGATTCCAAAATTCTTGGAGCTTTTTGACTTGCAATTACTAAATCTATCTAACAACCATTTTGAGGGTGAGGTACCAACAAAGGGAATTTTCAAGAATACGAGTGCAACTTCACTTAATGGAAATGGTGAGCTCTGCGGCGGCATACCTAAGTTTCAGCTTCCTAAGTGCAAAtacaacaaatcaaaaaaaaagaagttgacTCTTACTGTGAAATTAATAATCTCTATACTTTCTGGGCTTTTTGGAATAACTTTGATTCTATCTCTTCTACTTCTTTgctctttaagaaaaaaaaggaagaaaaataccTCAATTGATTCAATAAATTTCCTTTTGAATGTATCTTACCAAAGTCTCCTAAATGCTACCAATGGATTCTCTTCTGCTAATTTAATTGGTAAGGGTAGCTTTGGGTCTGTGTATAAAGGAATTCTTGATCAAGGTAGACATATGGTTGCTGTTAAGGTGCTTAACCTCTCACATCGAGGAGCTTCCAAAAGTTTCATGGCCGAGTGTGAGGCTCTAAGAAACATCAGACATCGAAATCTTGTAAAGGTACTCACAGCATGTTCAGGTATTGACTATCAAGGTCATGATTTTAAAGCTTTGGTATATGAGTTCTTGAGAAACGGCAATCTAGATGAGTGGTTGCATCCAACTCCAAGAACAAATGAGGCTACTGAGGAGCCAAGGAAGTTAAGTATTCTTCAAAGATTGAATATCGCCATTGATGTTGCTAGTGCATTGGATTATCTTCATCATCGTTGTGAAACACCAATTGTTCATTGTGACCTCAAGCCCAGTAATGttcttctcgatgatgacctgATTGGACATGTAGGCGACTTCGGCTTAGCAAGATTCCTTCAAGATGTTTCCCAAGATTGTTCTGCTAATCAATCAAGCTCCATTGGGGTTAGAGGAACAGTTGGTTATACTCCTCCAG AGTATGGTATGGGAAATGAAGTGTCACTATATGGTGACACCTATAGTTACGGCATACTATTGTTAGAGATGTTCACAGGAAAGAGACCTACTGATAGCATTTTTCAAGATAATTCAAACCTTCATGACTTTGTCAAAGCAGCTTTGTCAGAACGAAAAATTGACATTATAGATCCTAATCTTCTTTGGGAAAGGCAAGAGGAAGAGATGAGGAGGATAAACAACACTCAAAATGAGGATCAAAATGGAAGTTCCAAAATTCAAGAATGCTTGATTTTGATACTTGGAATTGGAGTTGCTTGTTCCACAGAATTTCCAAGAGAAAGGATGAACATCAGTACTGTTGTAGTTGAGCTTCATAAAATTCGAGAAAGCATTCTTAAAACTAGTATACAAAGACAAGGAGTTCGCGCTACag GTGCACAAGGTTGA